A window of Miscanthus floridulus cultivar M001 chromosome 12, ASM1932011v1, whole genome shotgun sequence genomic DNA:
CCTGGTACACGCGGTCGACGGCGCACAGCCGCTGCCCGAGCTGGCCGTAGTAGCTCGTGTACGCCTTCTCCTTCCTGCAGCACTCGACGAGCATGGCGCAGAGCTCCGGCTCCTGGCCAGGACGCACCACCGACAGGAGCTTGTGCTCCGCTTCCTCGGAGCTGACGCTCGACATGACTGTCATGTAGATTGTCCGCCGAAGGTTGATGAGATTGTTGATATATTATCGGCTTTggccatataatatttaataaattaaataaaactcGATGTTACGTAATATTAAGTGCTGTATAGTTTAATATCGTACGGGCTTTTAACTGAACGTTAATTAGCTTATTTGATTGAAAattattcatcttaattgagaagctgagaaaatgaTAAAGAAGTACCACACGGGCGCGCGCCgctgcgcgcacggagtagcgggagagcagttgcctccagaaccctcgtccgcctgcgaACCTTGCACGCGATGTGCAGCGATTAGGTTTTTGAGGAGCGATTCCGTAACTGCTCGTCCGACGTCTTTTTCTTGGTGATCGCTCGCGGAACCTGTCTTCTTTCTTGTGATCGATCGTGGAACCATCTTCTTTCTAGTAACTGTTCGTTGATGATCGATCGCGGAACCCATCTTCTTCCTAGTAACCATTCATGGGACGACACTGCGAacaccttcctgcatcgactgtggtccacgatttcgagcaacgcactatgtcgactagttcAAAAGGAGCCtctgatgccctcggcatgggactcTCCGCTGGGTACGATCTTAACTCTGTAATTACCGCACTTTGCGTTCTTACTATATCGATATGTATGTCATACTTGGATGTTGTAGCAtttgttagtgatatacacatgcacatatatgtcgtcacaaacctgctgatgttttatTTTTAGATTAAATTGGCCATaaaaatgcctaattatctaacaatctaAAAATCTAATTTTAGACAATTTTCTATTAGTGGTTTTACTGGTGCTTTGAAGCCGAATAATTTTGATGGTaagaattttatgatatggcgtgccaagataGTGTTGTGGTTGACTACTATGAAttgctatcacgccgcacaggggaagcctgaacaatttactcctgaggaggagcaaaagttcttggctgccgataatcTGTTTCGAGgcaccgtgattagtgcacttcatcctaagtatgagaaaaactacatatcttgcacatcagacaAAGAGTTATTCGATGCTCTTGAGacaaagtttggagtttctgatgctggtagtgagctgtaccttatggagcagctgcatgactacaaaatggttgaaaaccgttctgtagtggaacaggctcatgagatacaggcgctagcaaagAAACTATAATATTTTTCATGtctgttgcccgacaagtttgtggtcagCGGCATAATCGCTAagttgccaccttcttggagggattttgctacttctctaaaacacaagagacaagagtttagcgcgGCTGAGCTTAttagatctcttgatgttgaggagagggcgagactAAAAGATAACCgtagaaaaggagttgagtcttccactACCAATATGGTGTAGAAGAAAAATTCATTTGTATCccataataaaaagaagaagaacatgcaagagaacaacaatacaaagTCTAAGCAAATTGCCCAgtataagaagaaaaacaacaagaaatatAGATGTGGCTTTGTTTGCGGAAATGATGAGCATTGGTCAAGTGCATGCCCAGAccacaaatataagcaagaaaagaaatcagcaaacgtggtgattagcgagactAGAAGAGGAACatttgggtatggtaattctttaccttttattctttcagtttgtctttcacctgggtggtggatggatagcggtgctaatatttatgtgtgtgctgatgtttctttgtttacttctgtaacacctcgggtgtttaaatactaaaacctgccatgtcatatGTATTGCACCTCATTTTAGTGTTTGTAAAAATTTTAATATGCATatattaaaacaagtttacatttatggatatgtgttgacttatatggtttgaatcaagttcaaaatctttgtactgctttgaaattttcgaaaaccctgattttcagtgtttaaattctaccctgaaaacctaattcaaaatctaagcacattttggggttgagcctaaaagtaaaagtgtagagcttgtctagttgtacaaagtttgtttttggagttttcaaagttgttatataaattttgaaataatttgaaaaggcgaaatatacttaaagtgtccccttttgattttaaacttgcattttaaaatgtaggcataatttgggtatggttattaaagcaaagttgtagaacttagaatttggaacaacttttatttttggagatttttgagttactatacaaatttgggagtaatttgaagaaATTAGACGAATGGTAATTCGGTAATTAGTTGGAATAGTACCAGCGAgcagctgtcaccgccggcgaccttcttcgatGTTCCAGTCACGCCCGTGGCCTTctccggcttcgcgctggcatgagcAAGCTGCTGCGTGTCATCTCCTCACTTCCCGGCCGCTCTACAAAGCTTGTGCCATcgccgttcttctcttttcctctcctctgtttttcccgacgccaccgccatagctTCGTCGAGCTCGCGCCGTTGCCGTAGCGCCGTTCCAGTCGCAGCAAAGCCGTCATAGCTCCGCTTGCTCCTTGCGTACCCAGCTAACCCACCCTTGTAGCTTGACTTCGCCAAGAAATGTCGCTCggtgcctttcttcctcgcggccggcagcgtcacCGGTGAtcccgcttcaccgtggccggagcTCTATGGTGAGCCTCTGTCCTTGCGAAGTGTTGTTCCATTTTCTCCATGTTGCCATGGTGCTTTGTGCCTCGTTGCTTGATCATTtcgtccaccgcagccaccggaacATCGCCGTCGACGATAGCCTGCTTCGTCGTGTCTGCTCTGCTCATTGACCCGCCTttctgttgctcctccggctcgGCCTTCGACTCCAAcgtgatcggggtgagctcctaGTGCTTCCTGGACCATTCAATTAACCACTACCGGCCTTATTTCACCGGCATAGCGTAGCCGCAccgtcatggccgccatggccggcgtcaagctcgaACCTCGCCGTGATTAGTCTAGTTAGTGGCACCAATCGACACGCTGTGATGTGGGGAACGTGGTAGTGCATTGGCCATGGCCGAAGATCTCATCGGCGGCGAGTTATTGACCGTCAGACCACGGTCGTCGCTGTTGAACGCGGGAGGTAgacgctgacatgtgggacccccgTTGTCAGCGACTCTatgtttgaaaatggatttttctattttgcagaattgaatgaatagtactatgatttgttatttttttatagaattatttagagctccaaaaattatgaaaagttttgtgtgacctctctgtgatgtaaactatttaggaaaaatattaaatattaatttttagtacattttgaatgttataaaaattgctctaattaattaataaatgagcttccatgatttttctagactgtattatttatccaaaaattatgacaattgtttttccacttagttattatgtgataagccttcataaaaattttgagctcatttggagaaagatgatttatttcataattttgaattaaataattaatttataaaagcaaatagtaaaccttaatgatttaggtttttgtttgaattttgaattGAGTGACGACtggttacttatgtgatcatgagatatgagcatgtggagtaataaatctagaccgggcggactcggtgtatgggagccacaagacatggaggtcttgtgagcgggttctttccgcctttGTTGACTAAGACACGTCCGtggttgaattgcatgaggtgagactttgtagtaccgatcacatactccgataagccttaacttggctattctattacgagaatagctattcacgcactaggagtggagagatggtgagaatagcgtgtacccacgtggcaatgggctggattggtggagtactgtattctcgagtggcgcggacctattcttgttttagaggatccgagggtgggttggtatatgttgGTTGGGGACCTACATCTGTCGTGTGGTTGGAAATCCCTAGCTGGGCTATAATcagtttgaatcatcgttgctcctcggttatggagactcaactcactattcatcatcgtagttaataaatgaaacttgaggaagttttgagaaagagtttgatatgaagttcatgatctcattacggatcatggcagattcatatatggtcttTATGAAGAATTAAATGTTGAATGAATCTTTTTAAAGAGTTTTTACGCAAATGAACTTTGAGtcttgctaaagccctaccttAAACCCCCGAGCCTGCATTCTTAAGTATACTCCAtttatatttcggttaagtctcgttgagtacttttgtactcagggttcattaacccttgttgcaggtgagcctcatgggtaggtctgtcttggaccgtgctgcatgactgttgttcaggtcgatgatgataagtaaatgtgtgatatattaaatgttaattatgccactccactactatggtttgtaataataattgtacttagtttgtgaaacaattattttataaattaagttattgtaagacttccgctattttactctgatgtagatatttgaatagatgttgtaatattgcaatgactctgtaatgggatcctgctcggaaaatcgtggatgattcggggttcactggggacacccgacagtcttcttaagttaccaagaacatatgcatagtcgtcagaggtcattggacagtgacaggtgcatgtggaccCTATAATTTAGAAGGTTCTGCCATAACTTCCTATCAGGTCGGCAGGACTGGAGCTTTGCTCATGGGAAATGGTTCTCATGCgcatgttcttggtgctggtacggtcgttctaAAGTTTATTttgggaaagacggtgctattaaagaatgtACAACATGTCCCCTCCATCTAGAAGAATCTTATTAGTGGTTCTCAAATGTGTCACGATGGCTTTAAGATTGtacttgagtccaataagtgCGTTGTGTCGAGACATAGAACATTTGTTGAAAAATGTTATGAttgtggaggcttgttccgcttatctttgcttgatgatgtgtgtaataaagtagtgaacaatgttaatattttggatgagtcgaatatatggcattcacgactttgtcacattaattttggttgtctcacgtggcttgcaaatctgaatttaatcccaaaatttaacttagtcaaagattctaagtgtcaGATGTGTATGCAATCGAAGCAACCATGCAAGCCTCATAAGGCTACTAAGGTGAGAAACTTAGCACCATTAGAACtcattcattctgatttatgcgaaatgaatggcgaattgactaaaggcggtaaacgatacttcatgacatttatagatgattgtactagattttgctacatgtatttattgaaaactaaagatgaagcgttgtattattttaaagtctataaagctgaggtagaaaatcaacttgagaagaaaatcaaataTTTGCGGTCCGATcatgggggagaatatttctcaaatgaattttctgagttttgcgcagtgcatggaattattcatgagaggacgccaccatactcaccacagtccaatgggattgcagagagaaagaaccatattctaactgatttggttaatgccatgttagagactacgggactatctaaggaatggtggggtgatgcAATATTGACAgtgtgtcatgtcctgaatagggtgcccacaaaaaataaagaaattacaccattctagtaatgggagaagaagagattaaatctctttTACCttcgaacttggggttgtttggcaaaggtgaatgtgccaataaataaAAAGCGAAAGTTTAGACCAAAGACCATTGATTATGTTTTTCttagttatgctattcacagcatgggttatagatttttagttataaattctagtgtgcctgagatggctgttgatataatcatggaatctagagacgctatattttttagaatgaatttcctatgaaaaatacacctagcacgactagtcatgaatttataattttcTATGAGCgtgaaaattttactccgatagaacaaattgaggaacactatatgcaaaatcctgaggatgACACTACAGTCACTAAatgtaagagacagaggactacaaagtcttttggtaatgactatattgtgtaccttgtggatgacacaaccATTGAAGAGGTATATTCCtttcttgatactaacttgtggAAGAAAGCAGTATGAAGTGAGATGGATTccattatgtctaatggaacttggaaaATAGTGgatcgtccttatgggtgcaagcctataggatgcaaatgggtgttcaagaaaaaagcttaggcctgatggtactatcgagaggtacaaggcaagacttgtggccaagggttatactcaaaaggaaggtgaggactTCTTTGATATTTATTCACCGGTTACCCGATTGactacaattcgagttttgctttctctGGCTGCCTTCTATGGTCTTATCATTTATCAAATGGACGTTAAaaatcaaatggacgttaagacaactatcctaaatggagagttagaggaggagatctatatggaacagttggatgggtttgtagcaaatagtAAAAAAGataaggtgtgtaaattattaaagtcattatatggcctaaaacaagctcctaagcagtggcatgagaagttcgacagaactttaacatctgctggctttgttatgaatgaagctgacaaatgtgtgtactatcggtatggtgggggtgaaggagttattatgtggcttatatgttgatgacatactgatctttggatccagtgtcaaagtgattgaggaggtgaaggaatttttatctaataattttgaaataaaagatttgggagaggctgatgttattcttaatatcaagcttctgagagaaggtgatggtggagtaactctgttacaatcccactatatggaaaaggtgctgagtcacTTTGGATTTAGTGACCGTTGACCTattcctacaccttatgaccctagtgtgctattgaggaaaaaacAGAGAATAGCAAGgaatcagttgagatattcctagatcattggttcgctcatgtatcttgctagtgcaacaagtcCTGATATCTCATTTGTTGTGTGCAAGCTAAGCTGGTTTGTGTCAAACTTAGGAGATGATCActagcgtgctcttgagagagtgatgcgctatctaaaaggtaatatgagctatggtattcgttataGCGGACACCCGAAGgtgttggaaggctattgtgatgccaactggatctctgatgctgatgagctttatgccacaagtggatatgtgttttcgttTGGAGGTGatgctgtttcctagaagtcttgcaagcaaacTATCTTAACTAAGTCTACAatagaagcagaactcacagcattaggcACCGCTGGCTCTGAgaccgagtggcttcgtgatctcgtTATgaatttaccggttgttgaaaaccCCATACCAGTTATTTTTATAAACTGTGATAACTagactgtgattacgaaggttaacagttctaaggataatatgaagtccacaaggcatattAAGGGATGACTAAAATCTATCAAAAAATTGAGAAACTtcggagtaatagcgttggactatgttcatacgtctaacaatctggcagataAATTCATTAAGGGTCTATCacacaatgtgatagaaagtgcattgagagagatgggtttgagacccacatgaaatttactatagtgctAACCTGTTCTATATGACCGGAGATCctgtgaagtaggatggtgaaacaagctagtagtaaattatgagaaaagatccttagtaagactcatttctgatatatatctttcctttctgtaaggtaggttggtttttaccttaatgtgttccaagtggtatgctaaagcaaagatgttgtcctacagaacatcttttgaggaacacacctatatgagtcagactgctggtcacagtttatgagatttgggtgatctctaaatactcatgaaaggcactggagtatgacttatatgcttcaaacagaGGGAATGCCTTTTGCAGCCTAGTATCAACTAAAGACTTTAGTgatattcacctcacacaaagctgttaattcaaggcttagtccattattCAGTTGTGATTGAGTGAAAatattgctctagatggatgttcaaatTAACAGTCTCTATCGAAACattgatatataaaaaaatatggtTCTGAGACTATTTTGTTACAACCCTAGAGTTTAgtagggattgttggatatattatgggcttggcccgtataatatttaataaatcaaataaaactctatggtacgtaacattaagcgttgtatagTTTAATATTGTACGAGTTTTTGACTGAACGTTAACTCGGCTTATTTGGTTGAAAATTAtctatcttaattgagaagctaagAAAAAGACAAATGAGTGCTACACGCGcgcgcgccgtcgccgccgtcgccagCCAGGCCGAAccgggccgtgggcgtgggcATGGGCGCAGGCCGGGCCGAGGCCGTGGCCAGGCAGGCGGACGGCGAGCAAGCGGGCGGGTAtggccaggttttgccacttaatccacaaaATCACGGGTGTTTTTctcctttatggtggaggcgaactgattgcgtcagttaccgtctCTTCGTGTCTCTGTCTCCTGGGATCCTCCGCTGTCTTTCTCCCTTCCCATCACAGCCATAAATCTGAAGTCCTCCATCAGTCCAGTTCTTCTGCTTCGCTTCCGAGAGACCATATCTCAGCCGCCCTTTGGCTTTTCCGTCACAGCCTCAGTCCAATAGCGGAAGAGCAgatgcctccggaaccctcgtccgcctatgAACCTTGCACGgagtgtgcggcgattaggtttttagggagcgattccgcgactgctcatccgacgtcttcttcctggtgatcgctcgtGGAACCTGTCTTCTTTCTGGTGATCGATCgtggaacccgtcttcttcctggGGACCGTTCATGGGACTGTACTGCGAACACCTTCCTGTATcaactgtggtccacgacttcaagCAACACACTATGTCGACTATTGCGAATGGAACCTCCGATGCCTTCGGCATGAGACCATCCGCTGGGTACAATCTTAACTCTGTGATTACCGCACTTTACATTCTTACTGTATCGATCTGTATATCATACTTGCATACTGTAGTGTTTGTTAGTGATATACTCATGCATATATATATCGTCATAAATCTATTGTTATTTTATTTCTTGATTAAATTGACCATAAAAATACCTAATTATCTAACAGAGATCGGTGTCGGTCTGGTCGCGGACGACGACCGGCGGCTGATCCGTTTCTGACTCCTCACCAGCTGACTCGTCGTCGTCGCTGTCGGTTTCTTCGTCGTCAGGAGAAGAAGATTGAATCTTGAAGTCTCCGAGGATAGTTCTCTTGAGGTCCTCGTATGCCGCCTCGTCTTGCTCGAAGGAAGGGCTTGACTCAACACGTCAAGATGGAACTCCGGATCGAGCTCATCATCGATGAGCTCTATCTGATGCGTCACCTGGTCGTCCGGCTCGATTAGATCCAGCTCCGGCTGGACGGGAGGGTGACCCCGGAGCTGCGCCTTCCGGATGGCGAAGAGATCCTCGATCAAGAACTCGACGCGCTTGTCAACATCGCCGTCGTGGAGGATGCTCCTTAGGCATAGGCAGTCCAACACGGCGTGTAGCCCCCTCGGGCACGACTCTTGGAGCGCGGCGCCGCAGTGGGTGACGAGGCCGATGGCGACCTCAACGCTGCCGTCGGTGGGGCGGTCGAGCAGGAGCGCGAGCAGGTCGCGCGGGACGCCCTGGTTGACGAGGTGCGCGACGAACGTGGCCGCGGCGGCGAGCCAGTGCGTGTCCCCCGCGGCGTGGGCGAGCCTGGCGTTGGCGACGGCTGCCAGCGCCGCGAAGACCGGCGTGAAGGAAGCCGGGCAGGCCGCCTGGGAACGGAGGAGCGCGCGGCAGAGAAGGCCACGCCCGCGGACCAGGTTCTTGGACAGGAGCTCCGGCGCCACGTGGCGGATGTTGGCCGAGGTTGCCTGTTGACTAGCCCTGTGATGCTCCTCCGCAGCACGTCCCAGCTGCGGCGCTCGTAGCCGGACTCGTCGTCGGCGTCGTCGGTGGTGGCGCGGTACGGAGGGACGTAGATGCCGCCGCCGTCGCAGCGCTTGCTTGGCGGGGCAGCCGTCGTGTGTCCCACTTCCACCTCGCCCGTCCGCGGGCGCTTGCGGTTGCGGCTCGCGTCGCTTCTGGTTGGCATCATATCTGCCCGGCCGGTTCTTGCCATCACACAGAGATGGAGATGGATTGAAGCCTCGCTGCTTGCTTCCGTATATATTTATACAGGCGCGCCGCGCGGGTAAGTCGGTGAGATCATGGAGGGAGGGGGGAAATTGCAGTCTCCTAGTCGGTCACGAGATGCACGGCCGTTTCGGATGGCATCACCGACTTGGCGTTCAACCAAGCCCCCGCCCCTCGATCTGGCTCTGATCTCCACACTCCACTCGGACACCGGACATTGCCTGAGCCGCCATGGATCTACGTCGAGTCACCGACCCACACAACCAGGCGCAGTCGCCAGGGGCATCTCCGTGGTCCCACCTCGAGCACCGCCCCTTAATGCCACAACGTTCTCGATTTTAAGTTGCATGGTCTGGCGGGCAAGATGAGCATACTTAGTTGGAGGATCAATGTAGTTTTACGTTATTGCTCTACTCAGCTCTGCTTACCACAATTCAGCAAGGTTCTAAGCAGCCCGTCATTGCACCGACATAACCTTTTAGAGAAATGTTGTTAAAATATTGCTAATTGTTCTTGTTTTATAGCCAAGGATGTTTTAGCTATGCTAAACACCACAATTTGATTCAACCGCGAACTTCTTTTAAGCGCCGCTAATTCTAAATTGGGGAAAATATTCAACTTTCTTTTACTCTAGACGACTATAATATATACCTCACCATTGTGCCCTTTACTTAATAATTGATGAAATGGATACAAGACAATTACTTTGCTTATTGTTGAAAGTTAAATGAATATAAAATGGAAGCTGATCGATTGAATGATTATGAAATAATGGACCATTTAGACATGTTCTTATTTCCATTTTTATAGCTAGTATAATTAATAAATTttcatattttctataaacttactaATGAAACAGCTTTTACATATTTTTATAGCTTCTGGATATCCGATACTTGAAACCTTGTAATTTAGGCTTTGATCCTAAGAAAATTATGCCTCATCTTGCTGCAGTGGTAATGGCAGTATATACAGTTTGAACATACATTGATCAAATTTCATCCAAAAATATCAGCGTTTCTCTTGAGCATGGTGCTTTGAGCCTTTAATTCTCGAATTCATAGTCGTTTTAACTCAACAGCTTACAGTTTTTTCATAGCACATAACTCAAAGTAGCTCTTACATAGCTCACAGCTCACAACAACATTTTACAGCTCACCGCTGAATCAAAAAGACCCTGAGTTCCCTATCAAAGTTCGGTTGCAGGCATTGCCACCGGTTGACCACAACCATTTTGAGTTGCGTATTGCTTTGTTACACTCATCTAGTTTTGCAGCAGAATCAGCCCAATTCTTTAGCATAGCCTTTCATTCTTGCCCCCGGTCTCCTGGCACCCCCGGTCTCCTGGCAATGGGCTTACTTGCCCGcagcatcatcattatcatgctaGGTTGGTTATATCATTTGCGCAGATCAGAACTACTCTCTATGTTCCAATTTATAAGACGACTACGTACCTAAAAAagacaaaacgtcttataatttaaaacagaaGGAGTACTACATTCCAAATGTCAACTATGCTTAACTATCTTCGGATGTGGAATTCACCGTAATAGCTTTTGGAATTGTTACTTCTTAGGTTGTCATTTTTCATTGCCTAGGCCTTGGCCAGTGACACATAACTTTGTTGCAAGTGTGTCCATGGATTATGTTGCATCCAGATGAATGAACTACTATGTCGCGTAGTGTGTGCCAGGAGAATTTGTTGAGGAGGTTCACCCAGTGATGTGTCCCAAACTCCCAACAGAAATTTATCCTTCTCACAAGTTGAAAAATCGGTAACTGTCTCATGTAAATCATCCAGTGACTAAATTAGCCAACGTGTGACCCAGCAGCTTTGGCTAACGTCCCCAACAGAACCCCTGGTAACAAGTTCCTTACCACCTGTTTGCATTTTATCCAACATTTCACGGCTGCCTATATGCAAACAAACAACACAAACTTGAATCTATCTGAACTTATTTTATTT
This region includes:
- the LOC136495581 gene encoding pre-mRNA-splicing factor cwc22-like, translated to MARTGRADMMPTRSDASRNRKRPRTGEVEVGHTTAAPPSKRCDGGGIYVPPYRATTDDADDESGYERRSWDVLRRSITGLAACPASFTPVFAALAAVANARLAHAAGDTHWLAAAATFVAHLVNQGVPRDLLALLLDRPTDGSVEVAIGLVTHCGAALQESCPRGLHAVLDCLCLRSILHDGDVDKRVEFLIEDLFAIRKAQLRGHPPVQPELDLIEPDDQQDEAAYEDLKRTILGDFKIQSSSPDDEETDSDDDESAGEESETDQPPVVVRDQTDTDLC